From Argopecten irradians isolate NY chromosome 2, Ai_NY, whole genome shotgun sequence, the proteins below share one genomic window:
- the LOC138316594 gene encoding uncharacterized metal-dependent hydrolase YcfH-like — MYPGWEVTPLQQQAMEDVCRVQGWEIPGEFSLDPVNSPAALIHWRCLVVVANALAKSTLDEFRAKYAEAIHQTTETRTAPPEEDAGASDSKGEMDGFQQVMFAFDSHFHLDRLRNKLQLNSRAVVSDIVTRLPETSAEVRVEVAGAVAVYCDPSTYPEEEEIQLLRQENVRVVVGIHPKKYLTAEDLDRLKVLLTVPGVVGLGEVGIDHTVQPPEHWYYQERQLKSLLQFLPSDKVLVLHIRGTRGDKAGVEAYMRCLDILEARVDRHQKIQLHCFTGTAHVVECWRIGFPNTHFSFSGIMAQFSEEQKEGLRSIPKENLLIETDAPYFPLCQQHQWSAPHFLNRTAQAVADVLEDMTVEEVMELTERNGVRFFGPC, encoded by the coding sequence ATGTATCCTGGATGGGAGGTAACCCCGTTGCAGCAACAGGCTATGGAGGATGTCTGCCGGGTGCAGGGATGGGAGATTCCAGGAGAATTTAGTCTGGATCCTGTGAATTCTCCAGCAGCCCTCATTCATTGGCGCTGTTTGGTGGTGGTCGCAAACGCCCTGGCAAAGTCTACCTTGGATGAGTTTCGAGCGAAATACGCAGAAGCTATCCATCAAACCACCGAAACCAGGACAGCACCTCCCGAAGAGGATGCAGGGGCGTCAGACAGTAAGGGGGAGATGGATGGTTTCCAACAGGTGATGTTCGCTTTTGACAGCCATTTCCACCTAGATCGTCTTCGGAATAAGCTTCAGCTTAACAGCAGGGCAGTGGTTAGCGACATCGTGACCAGATTGCCCGAAACATCTGCTGAGGTCAGGGTCGAAGTGGCAGGTGCAGTGGCAGTATATTGTGATCCAAGTACCTACCCTGAAGAGGAGGAGATCCAACTGTTGCGACAGGAAAATGTCAGGGTTGTCGTAGGGATTCACCCTAAAAAATATCTGACTGCAGAGGACTTAGATCGGCTGAAGGTGCTACTGACTGTACCCGGAGTTGTGGGACTTGGTGAAGTGGGAATTGATCATACAGTTCAACCACCCGAACACTGGTACTACCAGGAAAGGCAGCTTAAGTCCCTGCTTCAATTCCTACCAAGCGACAAGGTCCTGGTTCTACATATCCGAGGAACCCGGGGGGACAAGGCTGGAGTTGAGGCCTACATGAGGTGCCTGGATATTCTTGAGGCCAGGGTGGACCGCCATCAGAAGATCCAACTCCATTGTTTCACTGGGACGGCACATGTTGTGGAGTGCTGGCGTATTGGCTTTCCCAACACCCATTTCAGTTTCTCTGGCATTATGGCCCAGTTTAGCGAAGAGCAAAAAGAGGGACTCCGATCGATTCCGAAGGAGAACCTTCTGATTGAGACAGACGCACCATACTTTCCACTATGCCAGCAACATCAATGGAGTGCCCCTCATTTCCTGAACAGGACAGCTCAGGCTGTGGCAGATGTCCTTGAAGACATGACTGTTGAGGAGGTGATGGAGTTAACGGAAAGGAATGGTGTCCGATTTTTCGGTCCATGCTAG